In the Candidatus Cloacimonadota bacterium genome, GTCAATGATTACAGTCGTTTATACGGACTTTCATATAAAAAACCTGGAGGCAGCAGGTGTATAAAATCCACAAACAAATACAAACAAGACGAAAAAATCTTAATTTGCTCCAGAAAGACATGGAAAAGCTAATTGGCATGAAGCAGGCTCAATACCAAAAAATTGAGGCTGGAGGAAATATCAAGCTTAAGACATTAGAAAGGGTTTTAAAGGTATTAAAACTTCAAATTGTACTTATTCCGACCGAAGAGTTAAGC is a window encoding:
- a CDS encoding helix-turn-helix transcriptional regulator, yielding MYKIHKQIQTRRKNLNLLQKDMEKLIGMKQAQYQKIEAGGNIKLKTLERVLKVLKLQIVLIPTEELSLVMPFLDLDKTKNVQDTDDPFSILEKFQVLDDE